Genomic window (Streptomyces sp. SLBN-31):
GTCCCGGCCGGTCGTGCAGTTGACCCCTGGCACCGTGCTCGCCCTCGTCGGGGGCGGCACCGCGGTGATCCTCGTCGTGGGAGCCGTCCTGATCTCGATGCTGCTCGCGGTCACCCTCACCGGCGCCTCGGTCGCCGTGTGCGCGCTCGTCGTCCGCTCGATCCTCACTAGCGACACCCGACGATGACCGGCCCCCGGAGCGGCCTCTACCG
Coding sequences:
- a CDS encoding SpdD-like protein, which codes for MFRPQIPTMPTPTGAVSPPVVEPTAVIPATQTPTSTAPAPAPAAPAPSRPVVQLTPGTVLALVGGGTAVILVVGAVLISMLLAVTLTGASVAVCALVVRSILTSDTRR